The segment TCCGGAGCGGCCGGTGGGGGAGGCTCCTCCTGTCTGGGCGCAGCAGCGGCAGCCAGTTGCAGCTCCGCCGGCTCTCCCTACGCTGCTTCAGCCGGAGGAGGCGCAGGGGTGGCCGGGAGGCTGAAAGCTCGGGTGCTGGAGCATATTTTCTCCTATCTGGAGCTGTCTGACTTGATGCGGTGTTCGCTGGTGTGCCGGCACTGGAACAACATCCTGGCGGATGAAAACAGCGAGGTGTGGCGCAGCCTCAGCACTCGGACTCTGAGCGACGAGGCTGTGCGCTCTGACATCCTGTGCAACCTGGCTACCTACAAAGGCAAAGTAGGTTCACCAACATCACGCTGGTGTCACTTGCTGGGGGGAACCGTGGTTGTGGACGAACTCCCATTCAAAATGTCTGCTTATTTAGTGCTACCTTTGCTCCGCAAACACGTTCGTGCATCGTGACTGATAATGCAGTAAATTACACAACATGATCAGGATGAATTCACGAGCTGCGCTGTCGTGTGTCAGATGAGACGCTGTCTTTAATAAACAAACCCACAAGCTGAAAACAGGAATGAAATGACCGGATTCTTAAAGTCAGTTTGGTTCTTTTGAGACCCACCATACTGGGGATGACCTGGAACTGGCTAAACCAGTAGATATTTTGGTATTAGTGACCCACACCAGACAGTTGACCCCTGTTTAATCACAGGGACCAGCAGTGAGGTATTTGGTAAGAGTTGTTGTTTATTAGCTGTGTACTTCATATACAGGGAGATAAAAGAAAGGGAACCTACTATGCAAGGAATGCCACTGTAGGAATATTTTCAAAATCTTAAGTTACTTTCTTGAGAGATCGTGGAGTTAAAGATCACAGTATGATTGTAAAACGAATTATAAAACACCTGACAGGCGTTGTGTGCTCCAAAGCCCTGATTGGGGAAACACACTGTGCCCTCCATGATGGAAATGCTTAAGTCTGATCTTGTCTATGCAGTAATCCATATTTGATTGCACATGTTTCCACATATTTAGAATTGGAACAAAATGCCAATGATTCTGTTGACAATAACTGCTGTAAATAACTCACCACTTTCTGTCATCCACAGCTCAAGGCCTTTCAACATGCCCTGAGCTCCCATGACTGCTCCCGGAATGTCTATGTGAAGAAGAATGGCTTCACCCTGCACCGCAACCCCATCGCCCAGAGCACAGATGGTGCACGAGGCAAGATTGGCTTTTCAGAAGGGCGTCACGCTTGGGAGATCTGGTGGGAAGGCCCTCTAGGCACTGTAGCAGTGATAGGCATCGCTACGAAGCGGGCAGCGATGCAGTGCCAGGGATACGTGGCCCTGCTGGGTAGTGATGACCAGAGCTGGGGCTGGAACCTGGTGGACAACAACCTACTTCATAATGGAGAGGTTAATGGAAATTTCCCCCAGTGTAATAATGCACCCAAATATCAGGTgggagctgtgttttatttgtcatcagATGATAAGTTAGGTCAgtctaaaataatatatttgcTGTTGGCATTTGTGTAATCCACCACTGACATGTAATCATGTTTGTCCACAGATTGGAGAGAGAATACGGGTGATTCTAGACATGGATGACAAGACATTATCCTTTGAGAGGGGGTTTGAGTTTCTTGGAGTAGCATTTCGTGGATTGCCCAAAGTCTGCCTATTTCCTGCTGTGTCTGCAGTATATGGCAACACTGAAGTCACAATGGTGTACCTGGGAAAACCTCTGGACGGCTAGAAACAGAACAACCCGTACCACCATTTAAGCTAAAAAGCCACCGGTGAGCACAGGACTCTTTCTGTTGGCCAACCATTATTTTTTGCACTGTGTCAAAAGGTTGCTGGAGGCTAAGTGGCCATGTTTCTTCCAAGCAGAATAACTCTACTCACATACACAAAGAGAACTGTTGGCATTTCTACTACAGCTCAACGTGAACCCGGAGTCAGCTTCAGACTGGACAAACTACAAGGAAAGGAAAAGGCCATGTGTACGGACTcaacataaacatgtttctgtatCAACGTGGACGTGTCCACTTTTACAGTTTTGCTGCTggactgttttatttacaggaCAGGGGAACAGAATTTGATATAGTTCAGGCCAACAGTGCTGAAGACTTACTTAAGATTTTATGTCTGCTTCAATGAGGCCAAACCTATTCTAAACGATGgcaaatactttaaaaaacattttattaagtGAAACAGTAGTTGTTATGAATTGCTATCTGTTGTATGAGTTAATAGAAACAGCTACTGGATTAACACAGTTGAACTATAATCAATGACTGGATTATAATGGTTTTATGCCAAATCAATGTGATCTAATGTTATATTTTGATATAGAGGACGTGCAGACCTGCTGTCATGCATGCGTATAGTTACTGGGGTATGTCCTGAAACATCTGCCCTTTTTAATGCTCATCCACTAATGTTGCAAACTATTCCTATATCATGTTAATGTATGTCCCTTTTAATGTGCTACTGTAGTATTACACACTATTTATTTCTTGGTTTTATCTATGGTACTATAGATACTGTATGACTATAAGGCCGGAAAATAAAGTCTACATGGTGCCACTCTTAAGCAGCTCTCATAAGATGCACATTGTCAGTGCccagtaaaaaaaagtgttttgagGGATTTAGCAGCCCTTTTAAGGGTTGGTGTTTTTTGTAGAATTTGCTTATACAACTCAGAGTTCATAGCTCAGACTATGATGGCAAGTCAGCTTGGTCCAGAGgtagcagagaagaagaagaaggcccAAATTATGTGTTTCACAggtttgtatgttttaaagATTCTTATGTTGGAATACAAAATGTAAGACTTCTCATTCAAGTAAAAAGTTTTACTTTGGCCTCATCTCTTCACAGAACACACGTCCAGTAGCCTTCTGGTTTATCCAGCTCTGTCATGAACACAATTGTTGTTTAGTGCTCCCTTGCTGGTGGACTTATTGACACTGATATTAGCAACTGTAACACAGGCCTTGAAAATGTTTTCCTGGTGTTCCCAGTGGCCTTCTGGACTATTACACACTGTATTGCTGTTGGTGTGATCTTTGTTGGTCTTGTGGAGGGTAACAATGGTGTTGAATGTTCTTCATTTGTATGTTAGACTGGAGTCCAAACTATTTAGATATTGTTTTATGACCCTTTACAGCCTGGTAAAGATCAACAACTTTTTTCTAAGGTCTTTAGACCATGACACACAATCAGACACAAGATCAGACTTTGATAATGAAGACCAAGATTTCTCTTCGTTAAATAAGACAGGACCTCCGAGACTCACTCCTGATTTTGATCTGATTCTAATTTCCCTATCAAATGAGTTGATACACATTGGATATCCTAGGGATATGTTTCACCATAAATTagtgtgattttgttttgttatgtttaatttaGTCAGGTTTCCTCTATCTAGGTTTAGTCAGGTTTGTGCTAGACATGATAAAATACTCTCCAATTGTTTCTGAAATATAACTTAACTTAACCTTTGACCTACTCTGTTGATTATTGAGTCCAGGTGAACttttgtgcacattttaaagcaaatcCTTCAAGGTGTTCCTGAGATA is part of the Anabas testudineus chromosome 2, fAnaTes1.2, whole genome shotgun sequence genome and harbors:
- the fbxo45 gene encoding F-box/SPRY domain-containing protein 1; this translates as MSGAAGGGGSSCLGAAAAASCSSAGSPYAASAGGGAGVAGRLKARVLEHIFSYLELSDLMRCSLVCRHWNNILADENSEVWRSLSTRTLSDEAVRSDILCNLATYKGKLKAFQHALSSHDCSRNVYVKKNGFTLHRNPIAQSTDGARGKIGFSEGRHAWEIWWEGPLGTVAVIGIATKRAAMQCQGYVALLGSDDQSWGWNLVDNNLLHNGEVNGNFPQCNNAPKYQIGERIRVILDMDDKTLSFERGFEFLGVAFRGLPKVCLFPAVSAVYGNTEVTMVYLGKPLDG